The following are from one region of the Salicibibacter kimchii genome:
- a CDS encoding ABC transporter permease: MNIRHLARKNLTGNAQRYAAYFISCVFAVSIFFIYAQFILHPDVMYGDIQAGDAVRSGMISAQVIIVIFSVFFIAYSNSTFLQSRSKEFGLLSLFGMSKRQLRKLIYFEQTITSLLAIVLGLGIGTLFSKLFLMLMSAMLDTEAPIAFEFVPMAYVITGIGFIILFQTLTLLSFWKMRNQSVQSFLQDARKPKIMPRASLTLTIIALLFVGFGYFLAVTASLEYSFLLIFPILFFVVTGSYFLFSQGTVAAYKWLYKRNSLMKGPQLVTRTNILFRLKDYARMLFLTSTITAVVLTAAGTVYLTNEYMIDMVMDQTPASVTWLEEDASENEMLEPERAEAIIAAHDAEIDYSFNVEMLPADVSIAGEEGVAAAFPETNYNDIASHRGLDPLNLKEDEIFITSPILGFGTWGDIDNIEQLDMDMNGEQVTMDIAGTAEDAIVGPTNQGQIQVVMNDSSYLHFNNAQYADDEKFRSLGYHFVDWENEIEVSNALQEEAGDPILFQTMAPPFQALQQGFSLTLFIGLFVSVLFFIVQGSMLYLKLFTELEDTKKQLLSLNRIGITRKEAGKILGHKITFLFFVPLIVGAIHASFAYAMLANILDVNLFWSGIMVIAIYTVLQYLYYLITRHFYLKAAFR; this comes from the coding sequence ATGAACATCCGTCACCTCGCGCGTAAAAATTTAACCGGAAACGCCCAGCGATACGCCGCTTATTTTATCAGTTGTGTGTTTGCGGTTAGCATCTTTTTTATTTACGCGCAGTTCATTTTGCATCCGGACGTGATGTATGGCGATATCCAGGCCGGAGACGCTGTCCGCAGCGGGATGATCTCCGCACAAGTCATTATCGTGATTTTCTCGGTCTTTTTTATCGCTTACTCGAACAGCACTTTTTTACAATCGCGTTCAAAAGAATTCGGCTTATTATCTTTGTTTGGCATGAGTAAGCGGCAGCTACGAAAACTAATTTATTTTGAGCAGACGATCACGTCGTTGCTCGCGATTGTGTTGGGCCTTGGAATTGGAACGTTATTTTCTAAGCTGTTTTTAATGCTGATGAGCGCAATGTTGGACACGGAGGCGCCCATCGCTTTCGAATTTGTGCCGATGGCTTATGTCATCACCGGAATTGGCTTCATCATTCTTTTTCAAACGTTGACGTTATTGTCCTTCTGGAAAATGCGGAATCAATCCGTACAATCCTTTTTGCAAGATGCGCGCAAACCGAAAATTATGCCGCGTGCGTCCCTGACACTAACAATCATCGCCTTGCTTTTCGTCGGATTTGGTTACTTTTTAGCTGTTACAGCCTCCCTTGAGTATTCTTTTTTACTCATCTTCCCGATTCTTTTTTTCGTCGTCACCGGTTCTTACTTTTTGTTCAGTCAAGGCACGGTGGCAGCCTATAAATGGTTATATAAAAGAAACTCATTGATGAAGGGCCCACAATTGGTGACACGCACGAATATCCTTTTTCGTTTAAAAGATTACGCGCGGATGCTTTTTCTTACATCAACGATTACAGCCGTCGTTCTCACCGCGGCCGGGACGGTTTATCTCACGAACGAATACATGATTGATATGGTCATGGATCAGACGCCGGCATCGGTGACGTGGCTGGAAGAAGACGCCAGCGAAAATGAGATGCTCGAACCGGAACGGGCCGAAGCGATCATTGCCGCCCATGATGCGGAGATTGACTATTCGTTTAATGTGGAAATGCTTCCGGCGGACGTCTCCATTGCCGGTGAGGAAGGCGTCGCTGCCGCCTTTCCCGAAACCAATTACAACGACATTGCTTCGCATCGAGGCTTGGATCCATTGAATTTGAAAGAAGATGAAATATTTATTACATCCCCTATACTTGGTTTTGGCACATGGGGAGACATTGACAACATCGAGCAATTAGACATGGACATGAACGGTGAACAAGTCACCATGGATATCGCCGGCACAGCGGAAGATGCGATCGTCGGGCCGACGAATCAGGGGCAAATTCAAGTGGTCATGAATGATAGCAGTTACCTTCACTTTAACAACGCTCAATATGCCGATGATGAAAAATTCCGCTCGCTGGGGTATCACTTTGTGGATTGGGAAAATGAAATCGAAGTCTCGAATGCTTTGCAGGAAGAAGCGGGGGATCCCATCCTTTTCCAAACGATGGCACCGCCTTTCCAAGCGTTACAACAGGGGTTTTCTCTGACATTATTTATCGGGCTGTTCGTCAGTGTTCTCTTTTTCATCGTCCAGGGAAGCATGCTGTACCTGAAATTGTTTACAGAACTGGAGGATACGAAAAAACAACTGCTGTCGTTAAATCGGATTGGCATTACGCGTAAAGAAGCAGGTAAAATCCTCGGTCATAAGATTACATTCCTTTTCTTCGTTCCTTTGATCGTAGGAGCGATACATGCAAGTTTTGCCTACGCGATGTTGGCGAATATTCTTGATGTCAATCTTTTCTGGAGCGGCATCATGGTCATTGCCATCTACACTGTATTGCAATACCTATATTATTTGATCACCCGCCACTTCTACTTGAAAGCGGCTTTCCGATAG
- a CDS encoding ABC transporter ATP-binding protein has translation MPILDVNALSKTYYPKKEGLSYKALSNFHLQVDKGEFTGVMGPSGSGKTTLLNMLATIDTPTSGSIVVDGTDPSTLNDNKLALFRRQQLGFVFQDFNLLDTLTVKENILLPLALDKYPKKKMDARLDRVAEQLGITDILDKRITEISGGQQQRTACARAIIHDPKMILADEPTGNLDSKSARQVMDTLTTINKEAAATILLVTHDPTAASYCDRIVFIKDGYFFSEIRKGDRQQTFYQNILDTLSVLGGDFNEHPSPRA, from the coding sequence ATGCCGATACTTGACGTTAACGCCCTTAGCAAAACATACTATCCAAAAAAAGAAGGACTCTCTTACAAAGCGTTATCCAACTTCCACCTGCAAGTCGACAAAGGAGAATTCACCGGCGTCATGGGCCCATCCGGAAGCGGAAAAACGACGCTTCTCAACATGCTCGCGACCATCGATACCCCAACATCCGGAAGCATCGTCGTCGACGGCACGGACCCATCAACATTGAATGATAACAAACTCGCGCTATTCAGGCGGCAACAGCTCGGTTTTGTGTTTCAAGATTTCAACTTGCTGGATACGTTAACCGTGAAGGAAAATATATTGCTCCCGCTGGCGCTCGATAAGTATCCGAAAAAGAAAATGGACGCGCGCCTGGATAGGGTCGCGGAGCAGTTAGGCATTACGGACATTCTTGACAAACGGATTACCGAAATTTCCGGCGGCCAGCAACAGCGTACCGCCTGTGCTCGCGCGATCATTCATGACCCGAAAATGATCCTCGCGGATGAGCCAACGGGAAACCTGGATTCCAAATCTGCCCGCCAAGTCATGGATACGCTGACGACGATCAACAAGGAAGCGGCGGCAACCATCCTGCTCGTCACACATGACCCAACCGCGGCGAGTTACTGCGATCGCATCGTGTTCATCAAAGATGGCTATTTCTTTTCCGAAATAAGAAAAGGCGACCGGCAGCAAACCTTCTACCAAAACATCCTCGATACGTTGTCGGTTCTCGGAGGTGACTTCAATGAACATCCGTCACCTCGCGCGTAA
- a CDS encoding sensor histidine kinase, whose product MIRHYLADRLVFILIYFINTAVIILVAFLALMFAGLAQPWDTFAYMVILAVFFLLTGLVIDYIRKRPYLKKLASIGENHSLALDTALELEAMPMPTHESAMFTDMLRRSQARYREELDHYKAMQHRHQTFVNQWVHHMKTPVSVISLLTQQGKQQIDNQDAKALFDDINDENDRFRHGLELMLHLARLDHFAIDFVANQVDVVQLLRDIVNEEKRQFIRRKLYPEILVETDDPTVYSDEKWLRVIFHQLLLNALRYSHQESGNYITIVVHKHGDAILVEVQDQGIGVPAHDLPNIFSPFFTGDNGRKKKETTGMGLYLSRMIADHLGHSLYAESKVDEGTTMTVRFTSRTLHAR is encoded by the coding sequence ATGATCCGACATTACCTCGCCGACCGGCTCGTTTTTATACTTATCTACTTCATCAATACAGCGGTGATCATACTCGTCGCTTTTCTGGCTCTTATGTTCGCGGGCCTCGCCCAACCTTGGGACACGTTTGCTTACATGGTGATTCTGGCTGTCTTTTTTCTACTCACCGGACTTGTGATTGATTACATACGGAAACGGCCATATTTAAAAAAACTCGCCAGCATAGGTGAAAATCACTCATTAGCGTTGGACACCGCCCTTGAGTTGGAAGCGATGCCGATGCCCACCCATGAATCCGCGATGTTCACCGACATGCTCCGGCGATCCCAAGCACGTTACCGTGAAGAGTTGGATCATTACAAAGCTATGCAACACCGGCATCAAACCTTCGTCAATCAATGGGTCCATCATATGAAAACGCCGGTCTCCGTGATCTCGCTTTTGACTCAACAAGGGAAGCAGCAGATCGACAATCAAGACGCAAAGGCGTTATTCGATGACATTAACGATGAAAATGACCGCTTTCGTCACGGTCTTGAACTCATGCTTCATTTGGCGCGGCTCGATCATTTCGCGATCGATTTTGTCGCCAATCAAGTCGACGTCGTTCAACTATTGCGTGACATCGTTAACGAAGAAAAGCGGCAATTCATAAGAAGAAAACTATATCCGGAGATTCTCGTGGAAACGGATGACCCAACCGTTTATAGCGACGAGAAGTGGCTGCGCGTTATTTTTCACCAACTGCTGCTGAATGCGTTGCGCTACTCCCATCAAGAGAGCGGCAACTACATTACAATCGTCGTACATAAACATGGGGATGCGATACTTGTTGAGGTCCAGGACCAAGGGATCGGCGTCCCCGCACACGATTTGCCGAATATTTTCTCGCCGTTTTTCACCGGAGACAACGGCCGTAAAAAGAAGGAAACGACAGGTATGGGCTTGTATTTAAGCCGAATGATCGCGGATCACCTCGGTCATTCGCTATATGCCGAATCGAAGGTGGACGAAGGCACAACGATGACCGTCCGTTTTACGTCACGAACGTTACACGCAAGATGA
- a CDS encoding response regulator transcription factor: protein MYSIFIVEDDDKLAHILSEHLQKYGYDVQSAQRLNAIKAEFVDIEPDLVLLDINLPYYDGFYWCRQIRTISNVPVIFISARTDDMNQVMAIENGGDDYITKPFHLDVVLAKIKSVLRRTYGEYAQESGMEGQTRALANLFILPEKNELEYQAQRIELSKKEFTLFQKLSDNHARIVNRDELLEALWDEINFVDDNTLSVNINRLRKRLQELGIHNAIQTIRGQGYRLNVNWGEEVRR from the coding sequence ATGTATTCCATTTTTATTGTGGAAGATGATGACAAACTGGCACATATCCTGTCTGAACATCTCCAAAAATATGGATATGACGTTCAATCAGCACAGCGCTTGAATGCCATTAAGGCTGAATTTGTAGACATCGAGCCTGATCTCGTCCTCTTGGACATCAACCTGCCGTACTACGACGGTTTTTATTGGTGCAGGCAAATTAGAACCATCTCCAATGTCCCGGTTATTTTTATCTCGGCACGTACAGACGACATGAACCAAGTGATGGCGATCGAAAATGGTGGCGATGATTATATCACGAAACCATTTCACCTCGATGTCGTGCTCGCGAAAATCAAAAGCGTTTTACGACGAACATACGGAGAGTACGCCCAAGAATCGGGGATGGAAGGCCAAACGCGAGCGCTAGCGAACCTCTTTATTTTGCCTGAAAAAAATGAACTGGAATATCAGGCACAACGCATCGAACTTTCCAAAAAGGAATTTACGTTATTCCAAAAATTGAGCGATAACCACGCCCGTATTGTCAATCGAGACGAGCTCCTCGAAGCGCTTTGGGACGAAATTAATTTTGTTGATGATAATACGTTGTCCGTCAATATCAATCGATTGCGCAAACGCTTGCAGGAATTAGGCATTCACAATGCCATTCAGACCATTCGCGGACAAGGCTATAGGCTGAACGTAAACTGGGGTGAGGAGGTGCGCCGATGA
- a CDS encoding response regulator transcription factor, with protein sequence MRILIVDDDPLVRQSLKLLLEKESDIEVNGLAADGLEAIEQCDTDLPDVVLMDIRMPNMDGIESTKQLKSKWPKLLIMMLTTFKDEQNIRLALQAGAAGYLLKSTPIENMAQQIRALMTGGSVLDADVLKQIMEPEVNSKLDDLTDRENDIAAAIAQGLSNKEVADQLFLSVGTVRNTLSVILDKLELRDRTQLAIYYWKRDNKAKD encoded by the coding sequence GTGAGGATTCTAATCGTGGATGACGATCCGCTCGTTCGACAAAGCCTCAAACTATTACTCGAAAAAGAATCGGACATTGAGGTCAATGGTCTTGCCGCAGACGGCCTAGAAGCAATCGAGCAATGTGACACAGACCTGCCGGACGTCGTGCTCATGGACATTCGCATGCCGAACATGGACGGGATAGAAAGCACGAAGCAACTCAAGTCGAAATGGCCGAAGCTACTCATCATGATGCTGACAACGTTTAAAGATGAACAGAACATTCGACTCGCCCTTCAGGCAGGGGCAGCAGGATACTTACTAAAATCCACCCCCATCGAAAATATGGCACAGCAAATTCGCGCATTAATGACCGGCGGTTCCGTCCTTGATGCCGATGTTTTAAAACAAATCATGGAACCGGAGGTAAATAGCAAACTCGATGATCTGACCGATCGGGAAAACGACATAGCCGCAGCCATTGCTCAAGGCTTGTCGAATAAAGAGGTTGCTGATCAGCTGTTTCTAAGCGTCGGCACCGTGCGCAACACCCTCTCGGTCATTCTGGATAAACTCGAATTACGAGATCGAACGCAGCTTGCTATTTACTATTGGAAACGGGACAATAAGGCCAAGGATTGA
- a CDS encoding sensor histidine kinase, which yields MRDIWRFITILFLFSLWVVQDESIVSFLLIVSLAILVCLRWRFQLPAWTILIDIGLCILFMPIWSSSVFGFALPLFESFASKKYIYTIPIVALLPIGEVFSVLLFWFLFQAGFFGVIDSQWRKQRDLYISEADRERHARYELENIKEELLEANRKTAQLAEVSERNRIARDLHDHVGHDLTGASLALDTFEHLDGKDADDMLQEIKLRITRSAARLRDTVHDMTPVTRIGADILEHITEEFQHTAAHFQKSGDMSSVPVHFWSLLEPVLKESLTNVARHSDATLVDIQLDVTDTIIRLSVQDNGSTSAGTHEGTGLRNLKLRARAVGGSISVDTASGYLVVCVLPLGKGEEKL from the coding sequence ATGCGAGACATATGGCGTTTCATAACTATTCTTTTTCTCTTCAGTCTATGGGTCGTTCAAGACGAGAGTATCGTCAGTTTTTTGCTTATCGTCTCGCTCGCGATTCTCGTCTGCCTACGCTGGCGTTTTCAGCTTCCGGCCTGGACAATCCTTATTGATATCGGTCTTTGTATCCTGTTTATGCCGATCTGGAGCAGCAGTGTTTTTGGATTTGCTCTGCCGCTATTCGAGAGTTTTGCTAGCAAAAAATATATCTATACCATTCCGATTGTCGCCCTGCTTCCGATCGGTGAAGTGTTTTCTGTTTTGCTCTTTTGGTTTCTTTTTCAAGCAGGGTTTTTCGGAGTGATCGACAGCCAATGGAGAAAGCAGCGCGACTTGTATATCTCGGAAGCTGATCGCGAACGACATGCTCGTTATGAATTAGAGAATATAAAGGAGGAGTTGCTGGAAGCCAATCGAAAGACTGCCCAGCTTGCAGAAGTATCAGAGCGAAACCGGATTGCCCGGGATCTTCATGATCATGTCGGTCATGACCTAACCGGGGCAAGCTTGGCGCTGGATACGTTTGAACACCTTGACGGAAAAGACGCTGATGACATGTTGCAGGAAATCAAGCTCCGGATCACAAGAAGTGCAGCAAGGCTTCGCGATACCGTTCATGACATGACGCCGGTGACGAGGATAGGTGCGGACATCCTCGAACATATCACGGAAGAATTTCAACATACCGCTGCCCACTTCCAAAAATCCGGAGACATGAGCAGCGTACCCGTACACTTTTGGAGCCTGCTGGAACCTGTTTTGAAAGAATCACTGACAAACGTTGCCAGGCACAGTGATGCGACCCTTGTCGACATTCAGCTTGATGTCACGGACACGATCATACGGCTCAGTGTTCAGGATAATGGTTCGACTTCTGCCGGAACCCATGAAGGAACGGGATTGAGAAACTTAAAACTGCGTGCCCGAGCTGTCGGTGGCAGCATTTCCGTCGATACCGCTTCCGGCTACCTTGTTGTATGTGTCTTACCGCTCGGAAAAGGGGAGGAAAAGCTGTGA
- a CDS encoding ABC transporter permease — protein sequence MTIFTFALKRIFRDKTNLIFLTLFPVAAIFLPANDNWPLLPYGYQFFGVLILFVAIRLTGLLIADRQKGVVKRLSAAPVTHFQYLFQNLLAFSVIVIVQCIFMIVGGVMYGHELYEPLWLLVLFLVFSLTAIAFTLAWNTLYRSKETSFLVFMAVIMIMAMLGGLILPVEMLPDTLEKIAVLFPTYWLAEGIEWVVLGENIGDFLLINGVLLLYTLLFLIIGSIRRIG from the coding sequence ATGACGATATTTACATTTGCCCTAAAACGCATTTTCAGAGACAAAACGAATCTCATTTTTCTTACACTGTTTCCTGTTGCAGCCATTTTCCTGCCGGCCAATGACAACTGGCCACTTTTGCCGTACGGTTATCAATTCTTCGGTGTGCTCATTCTTTTCGTTGCCATTAGACTCACCGGACTCTTAATTGCTGATCGGCAAAAAGGCGTCGTCAAACGACTGTCCGCGGCACCGGTGACCCATTTTCAATACCTTTTTCAAAACCTGCTCGCCTTTTCTGTGATCGTGATTGTTCAATGCATCTTCATGATCGTAGGTGGGGTGATGTATGGGCATGAACTGTATGAACCTTTATGGCTCCTCGTGCTATTTCTCGTGTTCAGTCTCACGGCCATCGCGTTCACCCTTGCCTGGAACACGCTTTACCGTAGCAAAGAGACATCTTTTCTCGTTTTTATGGCCGTTATCATGATTATGGCTATGCTCGGCGGCCTCATCTTACCCGTCGAAATGCTGCCGGACACTCTCGAGAAAATCGCTGTTCTCTTTCCGACATATTGGCTCGCGGAAGGGATCGAATGGGTCGTGCTTGGAGAGAACATCGGAGATTTTCTGTTGATCAACGGTGTCCTGTTGCTCTATACGCTCCTTTTTCTAATTATCGGCAGCATTCGACGAATCGGTTAA
- a CDS encoding ABC transporter permease, whose product MRELYTMRFTALRLSREWIVLLLLFVVPIVLVTLLSLILADVEYLGVAAVDETNVLMVLAFQLFGGTVAMNYIYLDFFTERRYRIQSLPINTSLYGFTLMLLGILYSIILGAILVGYTTLVWDVNWGSIPWSMFIIALMATLSSTVCLLLTFSVKKFTIAERLSEVYGIGAILLAGLFFPMPDNAVINWVNEYINPIALAYEAINAYRNTNVGDAWMNAGLLGGLIVITFVTMLLLGRRRMP is encoded by the coding sequence ATGCGTGAACTTTATACCATGCGCTTCACTGCCCTTAGACTCAGTCGTGAATGGATTGTATTACTCCTCCTTTTTGTCGTACCGATCGTACTTGTTACGCTCCTTTCCCTGATACTCGCGGATGTCGAATATTTGGGTGTAGCAGCCGTGGATGAAACAAACGTGTTGATGGTGCTCGCTTTCCAATTATTTGGCGGCACAGTCGCTATGAATTACATTTACCTTGATTTCTTCACCGAACGCCGTTATCGTATTCAGTCGCTGCCGATAAACACAAGCCTATACGGATTCACCCTCATGCTTCTCGGAATATTGTACTCGATTATTTTAGGTGCTATTTTAGTCGGGTATACGACGCTTGTGTGGGACGTCAATTGGGGAAGTATCCCTTGGTCGATGTTCATCATTGCACTTATGGCGACACTTTCAAGCACTGTCTGCCTGCTCCTCACATTTTCCGTGAAAAAATTTACAATCGCGGAACGCCTAAGCGAAGTTTACGGCATCGGGGCTATTTTGCTCGCCGGTTTATTTTTTCCAATGCCTGATAATGCTGTGATCAATTGGGTAAATGAGTACATTAATCCAATAGCACTTGCTTACGAGGCCATTAACGCTTACAGAAATACGAATGTCGGAGATGCTTGGATGAATGCGGGGCTTCTTGGCGGACTCATTGTCATCACCTTTGTTACTATGCTACTGCTTGGACGGAGACGGATGCCATGA
- a CDS encoding ABC transporter ATP-binding protein — MTIATMQRIVKRYGSELALDYIDLSIQEGEIVGLLGPNGAGKTTLIHTLLGMIPFDKGSIQLFGSANKVFSNENKQKMGLVTQELTVFEDLTAKENLEFFAGVYGLKGEERKRRVQEALEFVGLSSNAGKLPKKFSGGMKRRLNIACALTHRPKLLIMDEPTVGIDPQSRNHILETVKKLKDQGTTILYTTHYMEEAQAIASRVVIVDQGQIITEGTVNELIANIQHEEKINIEVSDTTALPIERLKGLDGVRHVHVDGSTIQIISNVGAGILDRALSIVKETSGVVGIQAEKPDLEDVFLTLTGKQLRDGQEGD; from the coding sequence ATGACGATCGCGACTATGCAAAGAATTGTCAAACGATATGGCAGTGAGCTTGCGCTGGATTATATTGATCTCTCCATCCAAGAAGGAGAGATCGTCGGATTGCTGGGACCGAACGGTGCCGGGAAAACAACGCTGATCCATACACTGCTGGGCATGATTCCGTTTGATAAAGGAAGCATCCAGCTCTTCGGCAGTGCGAATAAAGTATTCAGCAATGAAAATAAACAAAAAATGGGCCTTGTCACGCAAGAACTTACCGTTTTTGAAGATTTGACCGCCAAGGAAAACCTCGAGTTTTTCGCAGGTGTTTACGGTCTGAAAGGCGAAGAACGAAAAAGAAGAGTCCAAGAAGCGTTGGAGTTTGTGGGACTGTCGTCAAACGCAGGGAAACTTCCGAAAAAGTTTTCCGGCGGGATGAAACGAAGACTCAACATCGCGTGCGCGCTTACGCACCGTCCAAAGCTGCTCATCATGGATGAACCGACGGTCGGCATCGACCCGCAATCCAGAAATCACATTTTGGAAACGGTAAAAAAACTCAAAGACCAAGGTACGACGATTTTATATACGACCCATTATATGGAAGAAGCCCAAGCCATTGCTTCTCGCGTCGTCATCGTCGATCAGGGTCAGATCATCACGGAAGGCACTGTCAACGAACTAATCGCGAACATTCAACACGAGGAAAAAATAAACATTGAAGTGAGTGACACAACAGCGTTGCCGATCGAACGGCTTAAAGGCTTGGACGGTGTGAGGCACGTCCACGTTGATGGCAGCACCATTCAAATCATTTCAAACGTTGGTGCCGGAATCCTGGATCGCGCCCTTTCCATCGTGAAAGAAACGAGCGGTGTCGTCGGCATTCAAGCCGAAAAGCCTGACTTGGAAGATGTGTTCCTCACGCTCACGGGGAAACAGCTTCGTGATGGACAGGAGGGAGATTAA
- a CDS encoding LLM class flavin-dependent oxidoreductase, whose product MNTEFQMSTSPDLLGAHVAAATKHIRIGSGGIMLPNHSPLKVAENFSLLEALHPNRIDLGIGHALGTDGLTAVALRRSREAVTGYDFSEQLDELLSYFSGSFSPEHPFKDIRPSPSDMLAVSHQCKSHFLYPFL is encoded by the coding sequence TTGAATACGGAATTTCAGATGAGTACTTCCCCGGATCTCCTCGGCGCGCATGTGGCAGCGGCTACAAAGCATATCCGTATCGGTTCCGGAGGCATTATGCTGCCGAACCACAGCCCGCTAAAAGTAGCGGAAAATTTCTCGCTGCTGGAAGCGTTGCACCCCAATCGCATTGATTTAGGGATTGGACATGCCCTTGGAACGGATGGACTTACGGCTGTGGCATTGCGCCGCTCTCGTGAAGCGGTGACCGGCTATGATTTTTCGGAACAGCTCGATGAATTGCTTTCTTATTTTAGCGGGAGTTTCTCACCAGAACACCCCTTTAAAGACATCCGTCCATCACCATCTGATATGCTGGCCGTATCTCATCAATGTAAAAGCCATTTTTTGTACCCCTTTTTATAA
- a CDS encoding aldehyde dehydrogenase, giving the protein MNVNLTTVEEVQPVLAEHRQFFLTEATRDVSFRIEQLKKLQKTIEAHEEKIYSALQADLGKSPFETYLTEIGIILNSISDAIKNVKTWSQPKKVKTPTYMQPSKNYIVHEPYGTVLIIGPFNYPFQLLMEPLIGAMAAGNCAVLKASEHTPATGRLIKGMLADIFDPTYVRVLEGGPDTGNVLIHSRFDYIFFTGSPRVGKIVMEAASKNLTPFTLELGGKAPAVVHKDADLKKAAERIAWGKFINTGQTCIAPDYVMVHEKAKKRFMKLLQKKIDKFYGDDIQNNEDYGRIINEKHFDRLKDMLDADRDAVVYGGAHDRTDRFIEPTVLDISSRNAASMKEEVFGPILPVLAYSDIDAAVDDVNAQPKPLAFYLFTENEKLQTRIMERASYGGGCVNDTIMHVANPHLPFGGVGPSGMGEYHGYHSFQTFSNQKGVTNRSTNVRLPFLYPPYKNKLNIVKKMLKLGN; this is encoded by the coding sequence ATGAATGTAAACCTAACCACAGTCGAAGAAGTTCAACCAGTACTCGCGGAACACCGCCAATTTTTCCTGACAGAAGCGACTCGAGATGTTTCTTTTAGAATCGAACAGTTGAAAAAATTGCAAAAAACGATTGAAGCGCATGAGGAGAAGATTTACTCGGCGCTGCAGGCGGATCTTGGAAAAAGCCCATTTGAAACGTACTTAACAGAGATCGGGATCATTTTGAATAGCATCAGCGATGCTATCAAGAACGTGAAAACATGGAGCCAGCCGAAAAAGGTCAAGACACCTACGTATATGCAGCCGTCGAAAAACTATATCGTCCATGAACCTTACGGAACAGTACTGATCATCGGACCGTTCAATTATCCGTTTCAGTTATTGATGGAACCGTTGATCGGCGCGATGGCTGCCGGAAATTGCGCCGTATTGAAGGCCTCGGAACATACCCCGGCGACCGGCCGTCTTATCAAAGGGATGCTTGCCGATATTTTCGATCCGACCTATGTTCGGGTGCTTGAAGGGGGACCGGACACGGGAAACGTTTTGATTCATTCTCGTTTTGACTATATTTTTTTCACAGGAAGCCCCAGGGTTGGAAAAATAGTGATGGAAGCGGCGTCTAAAAATCTAACGCCATTTACGCTGGAGTTAGGCGGGAAAGCGCCGGCCGTCGTTCATAAAGATGCCGATTTGAAAAAGGCGGCGGAACGGATTGCCTGGGGCAAATTTATCAATACCGGCCAAACGTGCATAGCGCCGGATTACGTCATGGTTCATGAAAAAGCCAAAAAAAGATTCATGAAACTGTTGCAAAAGAAAATCGATAAATTTTACGGCGATGATATACAAAATAACGAAGATTATGGACGTATTATTAATGAAAAACATTTTGACCGTCTGAAGGACATGCTTGACGCGGATCGTGACGCGGTGGTGTACGGTGGGGCACACGACCGAACGGATCGTTTTATCGAGCCTACGGTCCTTGATATTTCTTCGCGAAACGCAGCATCGATGAAAGAAGAGGTGTTCGGCCCAATTTTGCCTGTTCTCGCCTATTCGGATATCGACGCTGCCGTCGATGACGTGAATGCTCAACCGAAGCCGCTCGCTTTTTACTTGTTTACCGAGAATGAAAAACTACAAACAAGGATCATGGAGCGAGCCTCGTACGGCGGGGGGTGTGTCAATGACACGATTATGCACGTGGCAAATCCGCACTTGCCGTTTGGCGGTGTCGGCCCGTCCGGGATGGGTGAGTATCATGGGTATCATAGCTTTCAAACGTTCAGCAATCAGAAAGGCGTAACGAATCGAAGCACGAATGTCCGGCTCCCATTCCTGTACCCGCCCTATAAAAATAAACTGAACATCGTGAAGAAGATGCTGAAATTGGGGAATTGA